In Xenorhabdus nematophila ATCC 19061, one DNA window encodes the following:
- a CDS encoding PAAR domain-containing protein: MSVTQGVIMGAAAAHRPHQPPAKNHRASSSQGEQSAPVPPRTEKSTSDRALEFLQSETFENATLATSGAYAVATGAAAPFAVGLATGAAGGAAGMYVGDKIGHTIASMAGMSTVATEGENPAREGDAIAHQNKSAGLWGALGGILLGAVVVGAIIATGGTALVVIAAAAAAGGFVGGACAGIGAALGQYGSNKGTIVKGSPNVFFEGKPVARIGDPVMCSDHPPGVVAEGAKTVFANGKGIARLGHRTSCDANINSAAGSISITKETGERLPIMEESNKALQWAVVIAGLLPFPRNKKGVTKSDKPKESTQKHSKKPKADDNCGDPVDMATGDFLQQWPMLSLSGTLPLSLTRTYRSTADFSGLFGLKWADDWSQHLRRDGEVTHFTDADGVVYTFHTPEEKVFSVNLHAGHYLLFGTLAEGLHLFDRQTQLTLSFEQHASERRLLSAITDRHHNRIDFHYEDPFDERKYRLSQITHSDGYRLLLNYDQNRLTTIEYLTEGLRQTLVTCRYNAQRYLSECHSFQFSHLWHEYDPRGYMTCWHDTDTTNVSMVYDNRGQVVSVSTPQGYWQDRFLYDDVSKVTTYLDAEGGCTRYWYNEDGQITRKVDPLGRETVLEWDLGHKLSETDPLGRKTTFEYTSYGELTQLMLPSGEVFTYDYDEYGQLLQAKLPDGKKWIFHYSEQGALDAVTDPQGRCEEYRYNQHGEILRRVLPDGAQWRYEYEQHRLHQVLAPNGYTTHYEQDELGRLRCMTDALGQQTRYQHCAFHASPESSVTEIEFPDGVKQHIDYDNERRIAAVTDGEGNTTRYAYGAFDLLTRLTRPDGTVLHFGYDRLIRLNSVTMATGETYRYERDLAGQIIRETDFTGRTVEYTYDGAGRRTLIRYPNGQLIRFYYTAKDQVQRQEYWQAGKLHSELQAVTDYVYDTRGRMTRATSADTVVEFDYDEAGHLVGERLNGREITHEWDDLNDLPTAETLGGDTLHFGYNRMGWLNRFQFNQHNPLSLQHDPLGQEIVRESVSGFILASRYTATGLLAHQSAGRATTLFRETLQQNDPHFPPQATVAGNMIGHTTSG, from the coding sequence ATGAGTGTCACACAGGGTGTCATAATGGGTGCCGCCGCGGCACACCGACCTCATCAGCCCCCAGCAAAAAATCACCGGGCATCATCCTCACAGGGAGAGCAGTCTGCACCTGTACCGCCCCGGACAGAAAAATCGACGTCTGACCGGGCACTGGAATTTTTACAAAGTGAAACGTTTGAGAATGCCACACTGGCGACCAGTGGTGCTTATGCAGTGGCAACCGGGGCCGCTGCACCTTTTGCTGTGGGATTAGCCACTGGCGCAGCAGGCGGGGCTGCGGGTATGTATGTGGGCGATAAAATTGGTCATACGATTGCGTCAATGGCAGGCATGAGTACTGTAGCGACAGAAGGTGAAAACCCTGCCAGAGAGGGTGATGCGATTGCCCACCAGAACAAAAGTGCGGGGCTGTGGGGGGCATTGGGCGGTATTTTGCTGGGGGCAGTGGTGGTGGGTGCCATTATTGCGACCGGCGGTACCGCACTGGTAGTCATTGCCGCCGCCGCAGCGGCAGGTGGTTTTGTCGGTGGCGCGTGTGCGGGGATTGGTGCCGCGCTCGGACAATATGGCAGTAATAAAGGCACTATTGTCAAAGGCTCACCCAATGTGTTCTTTGAAGGGAAACCAGTAGCCCGTATCGGGGATCCGGTTATGTGTAGTGACCATCCTCCCGGTGTAGTCGCCGAAGGGGCAAAGACCGTGTTTGCCAATGGTAAGGGCATTGCCCGTCTGGGGCACCGTACCTCCTGTGACGCCAATATCAACAGTGCAGCCGGGTCAATTTCAATTACGAAGGAAACGGGTGAACGGCTTCCTATTATGGAGGAAAGCAACAAAGCCTTGCAGTGGGCGGTGGTTATTGCCGGATTGTTGCCGTTCCCGCGCAACAAAAAAGGGGTAACCAAATCTGATAAGCCGAAAGAATCGACGCAGAAACACAGTAAAAAACCGAAGGCAGACGATAACTGTGGTGATCCGGTCGATATGGCAACGGGCGATTTTCTGCAACAGTGGCCGATGCTCTCCCTGTCCGGCACCCTGCCCTTGTCACTGACCCGAACCTACCGTTCAACGGCGGATTTTTCGGGACTGTTTGGCTTGAAGTGGGCGGATGACTGGTCACAGCATTTAAGACGGGATGGCGAAGTGACCCACTTCACTGATGCCGATGGCGTCGTTTACACCTTCCACACGCCAGAGGAAAAGGTCTTTTCCGTAAACCTGCATGCCGGACATTACCTGTTGTTCGGGACACTGGCTGAAGGGTTGCACCTGTTTGACCGTCAGACACAATTGACCCTGAGTTTTGAACAGCACGCAAGTGAGCGTCGTCTGTTGTCAGCCATCACTGATCGCCACCACAACCGCATTGATTTCCATTACGAAGATCCGTTTGATGAGAGAAAGTACCGGCTGTCGCAGATCACCCATTCCGACGGTTATCGGTTGTTGTTGAATTACGACCAGAACCGACTGACAACCATTGAATACCTGACAGAAGGGCTTCGCCAGACACTGGTGACTTGCCGGTATAATGCACAACGCTACCTGTCAGAATGTCATTCATTTCAGTTCAGTCATCTGTGGCACGAATATGATCCCCGCGGCTACATGACCTGCTGGCATGACACGGACACCACCAACGTGTCGATGGTGTATGACAACCGGGGACAGGTGGTCTCGGTCAGTACCCCACAAGGCTACTGGCAGGATCGTTTTTTATATGATGATGTCAGCAAAGTGACCACCTATCTGGATGCAGAAGGCGGTTGTACCCGTTATTGGTACAACGAAGATGGCCAGATCACCCGCAAAGTTGACCCGCTGGGACGGGAAACAGTACTGGAATGGGATTTGGGTCATAAACTCTCAGAAACCGACCCGCTGGGCAGAAAAACCACCTTCGAATACACGTCCTACGGTGAGTTAACCCAACTCATGCTGCCTTCCGGTGAAGTTTTTACCTATGATTACGATGAATATGGCCAGCTGTTGCAGGCCAAACTGCCGGACGGCAAAAAATGGATTTTTCACTACAGCGAACAAGGTGCTCTGGACGCCGTGACGGATCCGCAAGGACGGTGTGAGGAATACCGTTACAACCAACATGGCGAAATCCTCAGACGGGTATTACCGGATGGTGCCCAGTGGCGTTATGAATATGAACAACACCGATTGCATCAGGTACTGGCACCAAACGGTTACACCACACATTACGAACAGGACGAACTGGGACGACTGCGTTGTATGACGGATGCGCTGGGTCAGCAAACCCGTTATCAGCACTGCGCGTTTCATGCCAGTCCGGAAAGCAGTGTCACAGAGATTGAATTTCCGGATGGAGTGAAACAGCACATTGACTATGACAATGAACGCCGGATCGCGGCGGTCACGGACGGTGAGGGGAACACCACACGTTATGCGTATGGGGCATTTGACCTGCTGACCCGGCTCACCCGCCCGGATGGTACGGTTCTGCATTTTGGTTATGATCGTTTAATTCGCCTTAACAGCGTGACAATGGCAACGGGTGAAACGTATCGCTATGAGCGGGATTTAGCCGGGCAAATTATCCGTGAAACCGATTTTACCGGGCGGACAGTCGAATATACCTATGACGGTGCAGGCCGCCGGACGCTGATACGCTATCCCAACGGCCAGTTAATTCGTTTTTATTATACCGCCAAGGACCAGGTTCAGCGGCAGGAATACTGGCAGGCAGGGAAACTGCATTCTGAGTTACAGGCAGTGACTGATTATGTCTACGACACCCGAGGCAGGATGACCCGTGCCACCTCAGCTGATACGGTGGTGGAATTTGATTATGACGAGGCGGGACATCTGGTTGGCGAGCGTCTGAACGGACGTGAAATTACCCATGAATGGGATGATCTCAATGACCTGCCGACCGCAGAAACACTGGGTGGGGACACATTGCATTTTGGTTATAACCGAATGGGCTGGTTAAACCGTTTCCAGTTTAACCAGCATAACCCGTTATCTTTACAACATGATCCGCTGGGACAAGAAATTGTACGGGAAAGTGTCTCCGGTTTTATCCTCGCCAGCCGTTACACCGCAACCGGTTTGCTGGCTCATCAGTCAGCAGGACGGGCGACAACGCTGTTCCGGGAAACCCTGCAACAAAACGATCCCCACTTCCCGCCACAGGCAACCGTAGCTGGCAATATGATCGGGCATACAACATCCGGGTGA
- a CDS encoding IS1 family transposase (programmed frameshift), whose protein sequence is MAKVEVDCRYCHKSEDVKGHGKGHRGYPRYRCYACSKVFQLAYTYQACKPGVKEQIIDMAMNNSGIRDTARVLKVATATVMKTLKKLNPRNVTTLPLDGDDIHLICEVDEQWSFVGSKKNQRWLWYAWEPRMKRIVAHTFGDRSRKTLEKLLALLSPFNIRFYCTDDYAVYDCLPEEVHLTGKIFTQRIERTNLTHRTRIKRLNRKTIGYSKSEEMHDKVIGTFIERENYI, encoded by the exons GTGGCTAAAGTAGAAGTTGATTGTCGTTATTGTCACAAATCAGAAGATGTCAAAGGACATGGAAAAGGTCATAGAGGTTATCCCCGCTACCGCTGCTATGCCTGCAGTAAAGTCTTTCAGTTGGCATACACCTATCAAGCTTGCAAACCGGGAGTCAAAGAGCAGATTATTGATATGGCGATGAATAACAGCGGCATCCGTGACACGGCCCGCGTATTGAAGGTGGCAACAGCTACTGTGATGAAAACGCTTA AAAAACTCAACCCCCGGAACGTGACGACACTTCCTCTTGACGGGGATGACATTCATCTTATCTGTGAAGTGGATGAGCAGTGGTCGTTTGTGGGGAGTAAGAAAAATCAGCGCTGGCTCTGGTATGCCTGGGAGCCGCGTATGAAACGGATAGTGGCACATACTTTTGGGGATCGCAGCAGAAAAACATTGGAAAAACTACTGGCACTCTTGTCACCCTTTAATATCCGGTTTTACTGTACGGATGATTATGCCGTTTATGATTGTCTTCCTGAAGAAGTCCATCTTACTGGAAAGATATTTACCCAACGTATAGAGAGAACCAACCTTACCCATCGTACCCGAATAAAAAGGCTGAATAGAAAAACAATCGGTTATTCCAAATCTGAAGAAATGCACGATAAAGTGATAGGCACTTTCATTGAGCGTGAAAACTATATTTAG
- a CDS encoding SMI1/KNR4 family protein, with the protein MNTHEFSRVVNYVKSIKPNWFLSGDEYLASKEDIEQVELLVGGTLPDEYVYFSTNYNAGYFAFVNIYSLNPNSEWYLPVKNKEYEMVSMPQGFIAFSDDETGGYYGFLKEKSQYKNEVYFFDSSGDGSIESIKENFFEFVISRGFQPEHFDLDIFIQ; encoded by the coding sequence ATGAATACACATGAATTCTCACGAGTTGTTAATTATGTAAAAAGCATCAAGCCAAATTGGTTTCTATCAGGAGATGAATATTTGGCAAGTAAGGAAGACATAGAACAAGTGGAGTTACTTGTAGGAGGAACTTTACCAGACGAATATGTTTATTTTTCAACCAATTACAATGCCGGATATTTCGCATTCGTGAATATTTACTCTCTTAATCCTAATAGTGAGTGGTATTTACCTGTTAAGAATAAAGAATATGAAATGGTGTCAATGCCACAAGGCTTCATTGCTTTTAGTGATGATGAAACTGGTGGTTATTACGGTTTTTTAAAAGAAAAATCTCAATATAAAAATGAAGTATATTTTTTTGATTCATCAGGAGATGGAAGCATTGAATCAATAAAAGAAAATTTTTTTGAATTTGTTATTAGCAGAGGTTTCCAACCAGAACATTTTGATTTAGATATTTTTATTCAATGA
- a CDS encoding Imm43 family immunity protein — translation MKELECPDSLFLLCNRNVGALNFNYYFHGSGHIASNKFIDLFNGLKTCKIISKNLIATSIKDGSVINLSFA, via the coding sequence ATGAAAGAATTAGAGTGTCCGGATAGTTTGTTTTTGTTATGCAATAGGAATGTGGGCGCTCTAAATTTCAATTATTATTTTCATGGTTCCGGACATATTGCATCCAATAAATTTATTGATCTTTTCAATGGCTTAAAAACCTGCAAGATTATATCTAAAAATTTGATAGCCACGTCAATTAAAGATGGAAGTGTAATTAACCTGAGCTTCGCTTAA
- a CDS encoding IS982 family transposase: MYNLEELYCCVDDFCQKFIPLWHQQLIENGLRKRHREASLSLSEVMMILILFHMSHYRDFKTFYIEHVKQYLTADFPGLVSYTRILTLKKRALIPLCAFLSSRKAQTQGIAFIDSTKIAVCHNLRIPRHRVFEGMAQRGKTSTGWFYGFKLHLVINDCGELLAVKLTAGNQDDRQPVRALTKGLTGCLYGDKGYLSQALCDELEAEGVTLITNVRNNMKTKALSLWDRLMLRRRFLIETVVDQLKNISQIEHSRHRSQLGFLLEVAAGLIAYTFQPKKPSLNLRDNEIAIFKRS, encoded by the coding sequence ATGTATAATTTAGAAGAACTTTACTGCTGCGTCGATGACTTTTGCCAAAAATTTATCCCTCTCTGGCATCAACAACTCATTGAAAATGGATTACGTAAACGGCACCGTGAGGCATCCCTTTCTCTCAGTGAAGTCATGATGATCCTCATTTTATTTCATATGAGTCATTATCGTGATTTTAAAACATTTTATATTGAACATGTAAAACAATATCTTACAGCCGATTTTCCCGGATTAGTCAGCTATACTCGTATCCTCACCCTGAAGAAAAGGGCGCTTATTCCTTTATGCGCTTTTCTTTCATCACGTAAGGCGCAAACTCAAGGGATTGCTTTTATTGATTCTACCAAAATTGCTGTTTGTCACAATCTTCGTATTCCCCGTCATCGCGTATTTGAAGGGATGGCACAACGAGGTAAAACGAGTACAGGCTGGTTTTATGGCTTTAAACTTCATTTGGTTATCAATGATTGCGGTGAATTGTTAGCCGTGAAACTCACCGCAGGAAACCAGGATGATCGTCAGCCAGTCAGAGCGCTGACAAAAGGACTAACAGGATGTTTGTATGGTGATAAGGGGTATTTATCCCAGGCTTTATGCGATGAGTTAGAAGCGGAAGGTGTCACGTTAATCACCAATGTCCGGAATAACATGAAAACCAAAGCATTATCTCTCTGGGATAGGTTGATGTTAAGACGGAGATTTTTGATAGAAACGGTCGTCGACCAGCTCAAAAATATTTCTCAGATAGAGCATTCAAGGCATCGCAGTCAGCTCGGTTTTTTGTTGGAAGTTGCTGCCGGTCTTATTGCTTATACATTCCAACCTAAAAAACCGAGCTTGAATCTACGGGATAATGAAATCGCTATCTTTAAACGAAGCTGA
- a CDS encoding Imm43 family immunity protein yields the protein MNYIYFIGNDDFLDLNNSELEEDRSGSLMPHKLIINNPSNIDVFTIRSTLLADFFDFF from the coding sequence TTGAATTATATCTATTTTATAGGCAATGACGATTTTTTGGATTTAAACAACTCTGAATTAGAAGAAGATCGTTCTGGTTCTTTGATGCCTCATAAATTAATTATTAACAACCCTAGTAATATTGATGTATTTACAATACGTAGTACCTTACTTGCTGATTTTTTTGATTTTTTCTGA
- a CDS encoding RHS repeat domain-containing protein, protein MIDDGRWGQTRYRYNANGQIAQTLYQGTRPYEEQFRYDANGNLSQSLPVDAHGALTQIDQYQKVGRVVQHGNIRYRYDTNGRLIEKTEQRDGFRPQVWRYRWDVLNQLTQCETSDGSRWHYQYDAFGRRIRKFKVHDGKLTAANLQRWLSGKPDLTPRATEIYGQEYLWSGEQLIEETPIYADGTPAEDQRIRWLYEPGALTPSARYEKGKLHYIVSDHQGTPREMLNEEGGLVWAHRLTTWGKAERFQVVASNDPDYHVNCNFRFAGQYEDDESGLYYNRFRYYNPETAQYISPDPIGLLGGFNPYGYVHNPTNFIDPYGLQTCPVLKQRVLDNIAASKAARESSNFGKPNPKTGFGYGVNDKPVRISKDWSKQDIFNGLHGRTPKGLGSPDLHHAHQMPGSAIHEVLPNAHRGNTALHPNKFNQGVTPAMRDADRKLHWWYRAREQGAEQIYPHLIYD, encoded by the coding sequence GTGATTGATGATGGCCGCTGGGGGCAGACCCGTTACCGTTACAATGCGAACGGACAGATAGCTCAGACACTGTATCAGGGAACACGACCTTACGAAGAGCAATTTCGTTATGATGCTAACGGGAACCTGAGTCAGTCTCTGCCCGTTGACGCCCACGGCGCACTCACGCAAATCGACCAGTACCAGAAAGTCGGGCGGGTGGTGCAGCACGGTAATATTCGCTATCGCTATGACACCAATGGACGGCTGATTGAAAAAACAGAGCAACGTGACGGCTTCCGGCCGCAAGTGTGGCGTTACCGCTGGGATGTACTGAATCAGTTGACGCAGTGTGAAACCTCGGACGGCTCGCGCTGGCACTACCAATACGATGCTTTCGGCCGGAGGATCCGAAAGTTCAAGGTTCACGATGGAAAACTCACTGCGGCAAACCTGCAACGATGGCTGAGTGGCAAGCCGGATTTGACACCCCGCGCCACCGAAATTTACGGACAGGAATACCTGTGGAGCGGAGAACAGCTCATTGAAGAGACCCCGATTTATGCCGATGGCACTCCCGCAGAAGATCAGCGTATCCGCTGGTTATATGAACCGGGTGCACTGACACCGTCAGCACGATATGAAAAAGGTAAGCTGCATTATATCGTCAGCGACCATCAGGGCACTCCGCGTGAAATGCTCAATGAAGAAGGCGGGCTGGTCTGGGCTCATAGGCTGACCACATGGGGAAAAGCAGAGCGCTTTCAGGTCGTGGCCTCGAACGATCCGGATTACCACGTAAACTGCAACTTTCGGTTTGCCGGGCAATATGAGGATGATGAAAGTGGACTATACTATAACCGTTTTCGTTACTATAATCCGGAGACGGCACAGTATATCTCGCCTGATCCCATTGGCTTATTGGGTGGGTTTAATCCGTACGGGTATGTGCATAATCCGACGAACTTTATCGATCCATATGGATTACAAACCTGTCCCGTATTGAAGCAACGTGTGCTGGATAATATTGCGGCGAGTAAAGCAGCTAGAGAATCATCTAATTTTGGGAAACCTAATCCCAAAACGGGTTTTGGTTATGGTGTGAATGATAAACCAGTGAGAATATCTAAGGACTGGAGTAAACAAGATATATTTAATGGATTGCATGGAAGAACACCTAAAGGTCTAGGCTCGCCAGATCTACATCATGCTCATCAAATGCCTGGCTCTGCCATCCATGAAGTTTTACCAAACGCCCATAGAGGAAATACTGCATTACATCCAAATAAATTTAATCAGGGTGTCACGCCGGCCATGCGAGATGCGGATAGGAAATTGCATTGGTGGTATAGAGCAAGAGAGCAAGGTGCAGAGCAAATTTATCCTCATCTAATTTATGATTAA
- a CDS encoding AHH domain-containing protein codes for MAGRKYDRLSAHHVIPVEIRKENQKFLDKIGIGGRMNSVENGIHIPGSKKAMQDDVGKGMKVFHSSNHNTYSGEVREAIDVIKEDYRNKKINDRQARDEIRKLQMKMKNRIWSGNVPTNACRRLN; via the coding sequence ATGGCAGGGAGAAAGTATGACAGATTATCTGCTCACCATGTCATTCCAGTTGAAATCAGGAAAGAAAACCAGAAATTCTTGGATAAGATTGGTATCGGCGGAAGAATGAACTCCGTGGAAAATGGTATTCATATACCCGGCAGTAAAAAAGCAATGCAGGATGATGTTGGTAAGGGAATGAAAGTATTCCATAGCAGTAATCACAATACTTACTCTGGTGAGGTTAGGGAAGCTATAGATGTTATAAAAGAGGATTACAGAAATAAAAAAATAAATGATCGGCAGGCAAGAGATGAGATAAGAAAGCTTCAAATGAAGATGAAAAATAGAATTTGGTCAGGCAATGTTCCTACCAATGCATGCAGGAGATTGAATTGA
- a CDS encoding DcrB-related protein — MNNTHDLAPFHFNQGSVMLPASWQDASILVLNSQDEKNGTSFTVSRDNLPWGLAFSQFAEREMTAISKQLKDYEAITHESGELNNFETETFEFRWRAPSGPVHQLMLLLNVPEQVLIFTGTCQGEMTATQREQMLAMMATFQPRDGQTDNG, encoded by the coding sequence ATGAACAATACACATGATCTCGCCCCTTTCCACTTCAATCAAGGCTCTGTCATGCTGCCCGCCAGCTGGCAGGATGCCAGTATTCTCGTGTTGAACAGTCAGGATGAAAAAAACGGCACCAGTTTTACTGTCTCCCGCGACAACTTACCGTGGGGACTGGCATTCAGCCAGTTTGCGGAACGGGAAATGACGGCCATAAGTAAACAGCTCAAGGACTATGAGGCCATCACCCATGAGTCAGGCGAACTGAACAATTTTGAGACCGAGACCTTTGAATTTCGCTGGCGAGCCCCGAGTGGCCCGGTACATCAATTGATGCTGCTGCTGAATGTCCCCGAACAAGTCCTGATTTTCACCGGTACCTGTCAGGGTGAAATGACGGCCACACAGCGGGAACAGATGCTGGCCATGATGGCGACCTTCCAGCCCCGTGACGGGCAAACGGACAATGGATAA
- a CDS encoding Imm43 family immunity protein: protein MYLQYVVPYLLIFLIFSESAVEKFLKMKISGVKIAPLDEAFKNYCLDYGYDIGSSRKRVKRKLP from the coding sequence ATGTATTTACAATACGTAGTACCTTACTTGCTGATTTTTTTGATTTTTTCTGAATCTGCTGTAGAGAAATTTTTAAAAATGAAAATAAGTGGAGTAAAAATAGCACCACTTGATGAGGCTTTTAAAAACTATTGTTTAGATTATGGATATGATATTGGAAGCAGTAGAAAAAGAGTGAAAAGGAAATTACCATAA
- a CDS encoding Imm43 family immunity protein, giving the protein MNYYMLMNDYKSSLIPRYLHAIVDVKKQVNKNWDYEGSDYSFPYDMEQPDCPEKLFLLCNRNIGALKFNYYRHSRAHLMSDYFFDFLKPFRMSDFICKKLLATSIKDGETIRDDLNYIYFTNNDDFLDFDKSKLEEDRYRGVIPHKLVFSEKVLSYDIFAITGTLLSGHIFLSEMVAEKFFEKKIAGLKLIKSEDAFKEYCLDYGYDIEINKKRAKRRLP; this is encoded by the coding sequence ATGAATTATTATATGTTAATGAATGATTACAAGTCCTCTTTAATCCCAAGATATCTTCATGCGATTGTGGATGTTAAGAAGCAAGTAAATAAAAATTGGGATTATGAAGGTTCAGACTACTCTTTTCCCTATGATATGGAACAACCTGATTGCCCAGAGAAATTGTTTTTGTTATGTAATCGTAATATTGGTGCCCTAAAATTCAATTACTATAGACATAGCCGTGCTCATCTTATGTCTGATTATTTTTTTGATTTCCTGAAACCGTTCAGAATGAGCGATTTTATTTGTAAAAAACTCTTAGCGACATCTATTAAAGATGGTGAAACAATAAGAGATGATCTTAATTATATTTACTTTACAAATAATGATGACTTCTTGGATTTTGACAAATCAAAACTTGAAGAAGATCGATATAGAGGAGTTATTCCCCATAAATTGGTTTTTAGTGAAAAAGTATTATCCTATGATATCTTTGCTATAACAGGAACTTTACTCTCAGGCCACATTTTTCTTTCTGAAATGGTAGCTGAAAAATTTTTTGAGAAAAAAATAGCAGGATTGAAGCTAATAAAATCAGAAGATGCTTTTAAAGAATATTGTTTAGATTATGGGTATGATATTGAAATTAATAAAAAAAGAGCAAAAAGGAGATTGCCATGA